The Equus quagga isolate Etosha38 chromosome 10, UCLA_HA_Equagga_1.0, whole genome shotgun sequence genome includes a region encoding these proteins:
- the LOC124245877 gene encoding olfactory receptor 10V1-like: MASLQKNYSVNSEFIILGFGDLDELQIFFFGLFLIMHLVTLAGHTTIVLITLIDSCLQTPMYFFLRNLSTIEICYILVIVPNMLANFLSRSQRMPFLNCALQMHLFIALGGAECFLLAVMAYDRFVAICNPLRYTLIVTRALCLQMLALACVSGFALSLTLTTLIFLLPFCRSHEINHFFCDIPAVLFLACSDTRANEIAVFLVCMLILLIPFLLILLSYGFIIAAILRIRSAEGRGKAFSTCAGHLLVSLMHYGCAIFIYIRPKSCYTPEQDKIVSLIYTNVTPMLYPMIYSLRNKEVNGALRRLLGSHSQMRQQPNTR; the protein is encoded by the coding sequence ATGGCTTCATTGCAGAAAAACTACAGCGTAAACTCTGAATTTATTATCTTGGGCTTTGGGGATCTGGATGAActgcaaatcttcttttttggACTCTTTCTAATCATGCATCTTGTCACCCTAGCAGGGCACACAACTATTGTGCTCATCACCCTCATTGACTCCTGCCTCCAGActcccatgtatttctttcttcgCAACCTGTCCACCATTGAAATTTGCTATATATTGGTCATTGTCCCCAACATGCTGGCCAATTTCCTGTCCAGGAGCCAGCGGATGCCCTTCCTGAACTGTGCCTTGCAAATGCACCTCTTCATTGCCCTGGGTGGAGCAGAATGTTTTCTCCTGGccgtgatggcctatgaccgctttGTGGCCATCTGCAACCCCCTGCGCTACACACTCATTGTCACCAGGGCCCTCTGTCTGCAGATGCTGGCTCTGGCATGTGTCAGCGGGTTTGCACTCTCACTCACCCTTACCACACTGATATTCCTCCTGCCCTTCTGTCGATCCCATGAGAtcaatcatttcttctgtgacatCCCTGCTGTGCTATTCCTGGCCTGCTCTGACACGAGGGCCAATGAGATTGCAGTCTTCCTGGTCTGCATGCTCATCCTGTTGATTCCTTTCTTGCTGATCCTACTCTCCTATGGATTCATTATTGCTGCCATCCTCAGAATCCGCTCAGCTGAGGGCAGAggcaaagccttctccacctgtgctgGGCACCTGCTGGTCTCTCTTATGCACTATGGCTGCGCAATATTCATCTACATTCGCCCCAAGTCATGCTACACCCCAGAACAGGACAAAATTGTGTCCTTAATCTACACCAATGTCACTCCTATGCTCTACCCCATGATCTATAGTCTGAGAAACAAGGAAGTCAACGGTGCCCTCAGGAGACTCCTGGGGAGCCACAGCCAGATGAGGCAGCAGCCCAACACAAGGTGA